Genomic window (Streptomyces liliiviolaceus):
ACGCGTGCCGTCGACGCTACGCCGGTGGATGCCGTGGAAACGGCGCTTCCCCGTGTTCCCTCCCGGCACCGGTGTCTCCCGCATCACGAACGTACGGCATGTCCCGGGCGTGCCCGCATTCCCCCGTACGGGTCACCCGTCCCCCTCCTGGCGGTTGGATGCCGGAAGCTGTCGGGTGTGACCCTCCGCGCGATCACCGCCGTCCCATCTGGCCTGTTTCATGTCGATACGCGGAAGGTGACCCTCGGAGGATCTGCTCGCGCCCTTCAGGGGCGTACCTTCGGCCCGGTACTGCTCCAGCGCCCGCAGTTCGTGGCCGGGGAGCAGCGTCCCGTCCGCGCGGACGACCCGCCACCACGGAACGGCTCCTCCGTAGAGGGCCATCACCCGTCCGACCTGTCGCGGACCGCCCTCCTCCAGCCATTCCGCGACATCTCCGTACGTCATGACGCGCCCGGGCGGGATCTGCTCAGCCACGTCGAGGACCCGCTCCGCGTACTCCGGCAAGGCGTCCGCCGGGAGGCTCTGCTCGCTCATCCGGTCCATCCTGCACCACCCCTCCGACAACGTGACGCGGCGGCGACGGTACGTATCCCTCGCCCCGGAACAGCGCTTCGGGCAGACTGTGCGCCCCCGCATTGCACCCTGATGCCCCCCTGTGTCGGCGGGGCATGCCACCATCGTGCGGGCGGTTACTGGTGATACGAGACCAAGAAGAGACGATGAAACAGCAGGGTGTGCACCCCGAAGACGCGGAGGGCACCTCTGAGGTTTCGTCGCGCCCGGATTCCGGCGACGATACGGACGAGAGCCTTCCGGAGAAGGCAGAGGCGTCCGTGACACCGGTGACGGACGCCACGCCCGAGACGGGTGTGGCGTCCAAGACGAGTGTGACGGGCGTGACGTCCGGGAATCCGGACACGTCCCGGAAGAAGGACATGCGCAAGGAGAGCGGAGCCGCGGAGACCGACGGCGTGGCCTGCGACGACGCCCCGGCCGAGGCGGTCGAGGGCGACGAACCGCTGCTCCCCGCGCGCGTGCACCGTCCCTCCGACCTGATGCGCCTGCTGGTGGGCGTTCTCGCGATCGTCGTACTGCTGTCGATCGCCGCTTTCGCGCACGGCACGACGTCGGGGCTGGCGCAGGACATCAACAAGGGCACCGACGAGGCGCCCGACCTGCTGATCAAGATCGCCGGGCTCGCGTCGAGCATCGCGATCCTCCTGGTGCCGGTCGCCTTCGCCATCGAGCGGCTGATCAAGCGGGACGGCCTGCGGATCGCCGACGGCGTGCTGGCCGCGGTCCTCGCCCACGGTGTGACGCTCGCCACCGATCTGTGGGTCGCCAAAGGCGCTCCGGACTCGATCCAGAAAGCGCTCACACAGCCCTCCCCCGGAGACATCCACGCCCTGACCGACCCGGTGCACGGTTACCTCGCGCCGGTCATCGCCTACATGACGGCCGTCGGCATGTCGCGACGGCCGCGCTGGCGTGCGGTCCTGTGGGTCGTGCTGATGCTCGACGCCTTCTCCATGCTGGTCACCGGCTACACGACCCCCTTCTCGATCGTCCTCACGGTGCTGATCGGCTGGAGCGTCGCCTACGGGACGCTGTACGCGGTCGGCTCACCGAACGTCCGGCCCACGGGCCGGACCCTGATGGCCGGCCTGCGGCACGTCGGCTTCCACCCGGTGAGCGCCGCGCGCGACGAGACCCCGGAGGCCGCGGACGGCGACCGCGGCCGCCGGTACTTCGTGACACTCCAGGACGGCGCCCCGCTGGACGTCACGGTGGTGGACCGGGAACAGCAGGCACAGGGCTTCTTCTACCGCGTGTGGCGCCGGCTGACCCTGCGGGGCATCACCACGCGCCGCAGCCTCCAGTCGCTGCGCCAGGCCCTGGAACAAGAGGCGCTCCTCGCGTACGCGGCCATCGCGGCCGGGGCCAACGCGCCGAAGCTGATCGCGACCTCCGAGCTGGGTCCGGACGCCGTGATGCTGGTCTACGAGCACATCGGCGGGCGCACCCTCGACGCGCTGACGGACGAGGAGATCACCGACGACCTGCTGCGCGAGACCTGGCACCAGGTGCAGGCGCTGCAGTCGCGGCGCATCGCCCACCGCAGGCTGGCCGGTGACGCCGTTCTGGTGGATCGTTCCGGCACGGTGATCCTCACGGACCTGCGCAACGGCGAGATCGCCGCCGGTGAGCTGATGCTGCGCATGGACGTCGCCCAGCTGGTGACCACGCTGGGCCTGCGCGTCGGCGCTGAACGCGCGGTGGCCTCGGCCGTCGGTGTGCTCGGCCCGGACGCGGTCGCCGACTGCCTGCCCATGCTGCAGCCCATCGCGCTCACCCGCTCCCACCGCGCCACCTTGCGCAAACTGGCCCGGGAGCGTTCGGAGCGCGAGCGCGAGGCGGTCCTGGAGGCCTCCCGGCAGGCCAAACTGGCCCGCGCCGAGGAGCACGAGGCCACGCCCGAGGAGACCAGGCCCGTCCTGGAGAAGCCCGACAAGAAAACCGTACGGGCCGAGCAGCGGGCCGAGAAGCGGGCGATCGACGAGGCGCTGGACGAGGCCCGCGAGGAGGATCTGCTCACCCAGATCCGGCATCAGGTGCTGCTGATCAGGCCGCAGGCTCCGGTCGAGCCGGCCCGTCTTGAGCGCATCCGTCCGCGCACGCTGATCAGTTTCATCGCGGGCGCGTTCGGCGCGTACTTCCTGCTGACGCAGCTCACGCACATCGAGTTCGGCACGCTCTTCGAAAGCGCCCAGTGGGGCTGGGTCGCCGCGGCGGCGCTCTTCTCGATGCTGAGCTACTTCGCCGCGGCCATGAGCCTGCTGGGCTTCGTGCCCGAGCGGGTGCCGTTCATGCGGGCTGTTGCGGCGCAGGTCGCCGGGTCCTTCGTGAAGATCGTGGCGCCCGCGGCGGTGGGCGGTGTCGCGCTCAACACGCGGTTCCTCCAGCGTGCGGGGGTACGGCCGGGGCTCGCGGTGGCGAGCGTCGGCGCGTCGCAGCTGTTCGGGCTCGGCTGTCACATCCTGATGCTGCTGTCGTTCGGCTATCTGACCGGTACCGAGAAGACGCCCTCCTTGTCGCCGTCCCGGACGGTCATCGCGGGTCTGCTGACCGTCGCGGTCCTCGTCCTCGTCGTGACCTCGGTGCCGTTCCTGCGGAAATTCGTGGTCACGCGCGTGCGGTCACTTTTCGCGGGTGTCATTCCCCGCATGCTGGACGTCCTCCAGCGGCCGCAGAAGCTGATCACCGGCATCGGCGGCATGCTTCTGCTGACGGCCTGCTTCGTGATGTGCCTCGACGCGTCGATCCGGGCGTTCGGCAGCGAGGACATGCCCGCGATCAGCATCGCCAGCGTGGCCGTCGTCTTCCTCGCCGGGAACGCGCTCGGTTCCGCGGCGCCCACCCCGGGCGGGGTGGGCGCGGTCGAGGCCACCCTGACGGTCGGTCTGATCGCCGTCGGGCTCCCCAAGGAGGTCGCGGCGCCCGCCGTGCTCCTGTACCGCCTGCTCACGCTGTGGCTGCCCGTGCTGCCGGGGTGGCTGTTCTTCAACCACCTGACACGCAAGGGCGCGCTCTAGGCCCTGTCGTCAAATTCCCGCCTGCCGGGCGGACGTCGGGAATTTGACGACAGGACCTAGGGGGTCTCCGGGACCCGTCCGGCGCTCCCCCGGGCCGCCCGACGGGCGACGACGGTCCGCAAGGGCGGACGCGGGTTCCTCACCCGCACGGCCCGCGCCCCGAGCGGCCGGTCCTGTACGACCTCAGGATGGGTCTATGCCGAACCCTTCCCCGCCGCGTGCCGCCGCCCTGACCGCCACCGCCCTTCTGCTGCTGGCGGCCCTCGCCGGATGCGGCGACGACGGCGGCTCCGCGGACGAGGACCTGTCGGCGCAGAAGCTCAGCTGGAAGGACTGTCCCGAACCGTCCGAGTCCGAGGGCGGCGGGGACGCCCCCTCGCCGCTGCCGGACGGCGGCACCTGGCAGTGCGCGACCCTGAAGGCGCCGCTGGACTGGGACAAGCCCAAGGGGGACACCATCGGTCTCGCGCTGATCCGCGCGCGGACGAGCGGCGCCGAGGACCGGCGCATCGGTTCACTGCTCTTCAACTTCGGCGGACCGGGCGGCTCGGGCGTCACCACGCTCCCCGCGTTCGGCAAGGACTACGACGAGCTGCGTACCCGCTACGACCTGGTCAGTTTCGACCCGCGCGGTGTCGGCCGCAGCGCCGGTGTGAAGTGCGAGGACAGCGAACAGCTCGACGAGTACTTCCAGCAGGACGCCACCCCGGACGACGAAGCCGAGCAGCGGACTCTGCTGAACAGCACGAAGAACTTCAACAAGGCCTGCGAGAAGAACTCCGGGAAGCTCCTCCCCCACGTACGCACCACCGACGCGGCCCGCGACATGGACCTGATGCGCCAGGTCCTCGGCGACGACGAGCTGCACTACTTCGGCATCTCGTACGGCACCGAACTGGGCGGCGTGTACGCGCACCTGTTCCCCGAGAAGGTCGGGCGGGCCGTCTTCGACGCGGTCGTGGACCCGACGCAGAACTCCGAACAGGGGTCCCTCGGACAGGCCAAGGGCTTCCAGCTGGCGCTCGACAACTTCGCCGAGGACTGCGCCTCCAAGGCCGAGGAGTGCCCCCTCGGCGACAGCGCGCAGGACGTCAAGGACCGGATCGCCACACTGCTCAAGGAACTCGACGGCAAACCGATCCCGGGCATCTTCCCTCGTCAGCTCACCCAGACCGCCGCCACGAGCGGCATCGCGCAGTCCCTG
Coding sequences:
- a CDS encoding MGMT family protein is translated as MSEQSLPADALPEYAERVLDVAEQIPPGRVMTYGDVAEWLEEGGPRQVGRVMALYGGAVPWWRVVRADGTLLPGHELRALEQYRAEGTPLKGASRSSEGHLPRIDMKQARWDGGDRAEGHTRQLPASNRQEGDG
- a CDS encoding lysylphosphatidylglycerol synthase transmembrane domain-containing protein, with translation MKQQGVHPEDAEGTSEVSSRPDSGDDTDESLPEKAEASVTPVTDATPETGVASKTSVTGVTSGNPDTSRKKDMRKESGAAETDGVACDDAPAEAVEGDEPLLPARVHRPSDLMRLLVGVLAIVVLLSIAAFAHGTTSGLAQDINKGTDEAPDLLIKIAGLASSIAILLVPVAFAIERLIKRDGLRIADGVLAAVLAHGVTLATDLWVAKGAPDSIQKALTQPSPGDIHALTDPVHGYLAPVIAYMTAVGMSRRPRWRAVLWVVLMLDAFSMLVTGYTTPFSIVLTVLIGWSVAYGTLYAVGSPNVRPTGRTLMAGLRHVGFHPVSAARDETPEAADGDRGRRYFVTLQDGAPLDVTVVDREQQAQGFFYRVWRRLTLRGITTRRSLQSLRQALEQEALLAYAAIAAGANAPKLIATSELGPDAVMLVYEHIGGRTLDALTDEEITDDLLRETWHQVQALQSRRIAHRRLAGDAVLVDRSGTVILTDLRNGEIAAGELMLRMDVAQLVTTLGLRVGAERAVASAVGVLGPDAVADCLPMLQPIALTRSHRATLRKLARERSEREREAVLEASRQAKLARAEEHEATPEETRPVLEKPDKKTVRAEQRAEKRAIDEALDEAREEDLLTQIRHQVLLIRPQAPVEPARLERIRPRTLISFIAGAFGAYFLLTQLTHIEFGTLFESAQWGWVAAAALFSMLSYFAAAMSLLGFVPERVPFMRAVAAQVAGSFVKIVAPAAVGGVALNTRFLQRAGVRPGLAVASVGASQLFGLGCHILMLLSFGYLTGTEKTPSLSPSRTVIAGLLTVAVLVLVVTSVPFLRKFVVTRVRSLFAGVIPRMLDVLQRPQKLITGIGGMLLLTACFVMCLDASIRAFGSEDMPAISIASVAVVFLAGNALGSAAPTPGGVGAVEATLTVGLIAVGLPKEVAAPAVLLYRLLTLWLPVLPGWLFFNHLTRKGAL
- a CDS encoding alpha/beta hydrolase; this encodes MPNPSPPRAAALTATALLLLAALAGCGDDGGSADEDLSAQKLSWKDCPEPSESEGGGDAPSPLPDGGTWQCATLKAPLDWDKPKGDTIGLALIRARTSGAEDRRIGSLLFNFGGPGGSGVTTLPAFGKDYDELRTRYDLVSFDPRGVGRSAGVKCEDSEQLDEYFQQDATPDDEAEQRTLLNSTKNFNKACEKNSGKLLPHVRTTDAARDMDLMRQVLGDDELHYFGISYGTELGGVYAHLFPEKVGRAVFDAVVDPTQNSEQGSLGQAKGFQLALDNFAEDCASKAEECPLGDSAQDVKDRIATLLKELDGKPIPGIFPRQLTQTAATSGIAQSLYSKEFWEYLTEGLQQAYDGDGKVLMLLSDSMNGRNQDGEYSNISAANVSINCADDKPRYTAADVTAKLPEFRRASPVFGDYLAWGMVGCTDWAVAGDADHPDVNAPGSAPILVVGNTGDPATPYEGARKMVDALGKGVGVELTYKGQGHGAYDSGNKCVRGAVNGYLLNGKVPRTGTVCS